A stretch of the Panicum virgatum strain AP13 chromosome 9N, P.virgatum_v5, whole genome shotgun sequence genome encodes the following:
- the LOC120687529 gene encoding uncharacterized protein LOC120687529, translating into MGNLVSSGAGAAAASGGGGKVVMADGSVRALSEPVSVAELMMDHPRHFVVDARVLKERGRREQKQGGGGGAKVAPLPADHVLGAGGVYVLLPATRGKVLAEEARRALSAARSLARSRSMPGLRRKLSSKKGREEAASDVSAQREATAEPPEEEEADAARPDGFEEHRPEFLSRELSSRGWKPSLRTIEERVAPKKTPHWLF; encoded by the coding sequence ATGGGCAACCTGGTCTCGtccggggccggggccgcggcggcgagcggcggcggcgggaaggtGGTGATGGCGGACGGGAGCGTGCGGGCGCTCAGCGAGCCGGTGTCCGTGGCCGAGCTCATGATGGACCACCCGCGCCACTTCGTCGTCGACGCGCGCGTGCTCAaggagcgggggcggcgggagcagaagcagggcggcggcggcggggctaaGGTCGCGCCTCTGCCAGCCGACCACGTTCTGGGCGCCGGCGGGGTGTACGTCCTGCTGCCGGCCACGCGGGGGAAGGTGTTGGccgaggaggcgcggcgcgcgTTGTCGGCGGCCAGGTCCCTGGCGCGGTCCCGGTCGATGCCCGGTCTGAGGCGGAAGCTATCGTCCAAGAAGGGCCGCGAGGAGGCTGCCTCCGACGTGTCAGCGCAGCGTGAGGCGACCGCGGAGcccccggaggaggaggaggcggacgcgGCGAGGCCGGACGGGTTCGAGGAGCACCGGCCGGAGTTCCTTAGCCGGGAGCTGTCGAGCAGGGGGTGGAAGCCGAGCCTGCGGACCATCGAGGAGCGCGTCGCGCCCAAGAAGACGCCCCATTGGCTGTTCTGA
- the LOC120691028 gene encoding acetate/butyrate--CoA ligase AAE7, peroxisomal-like has product MSSGRGSPAPERDIDDLPRNDANYTALTPLWFLERAALAQPGRASVVHGPVRYTWAETYRRCRRLASALARRSVGPGSTVAVIAPNIPAAYEAHFGVPMSGAVVNCVNIRLNAETIAFLLDHSVAEVVMVDQEFFTLAEESLKILSEKKKSAFRPPILIVIGDPTCDPKSLHYALGKGAIEYEEFLKTGDPEFNWKPPRDEWQSIALGYTSGTTSSPKGVVLHHRGAYLMSLSVAIVWGMPEGAVYLWTLPMFHCNGWCYTWALAAFCGTSICLRQVSTKAIYHGITKQGVTHFCAAPVVLNNLINAPASETFLPLPRVVNVNVAGAAPTPSQLAALSIRGFRVTHTYGLSETYGPSTVCAWKPEWDELPLEERSRLHCRQGIRYVALEGLDVVDPKTMAPVPADGKTYGEIVMRGNAVMKGYLKNPRANAEAFAGGWYHSGDLGVRHPDGYIEVRDRMKDVIISGGENISSLEVEKVVCTHPAVLEASVVARADERWGESPCAFVTLKDGAADASEATANDIMRFCRERMPGYWVPKSVVFGPLPKTATGKIKKHELRAKAKELGPVRKSRM; this is encoded by the exons ATGAGTTCTGGGCGCGGGTCCCCGGCGCCGGAGCGGGACATCGACGACCTGCCGCGGAACGACGCCAACTACACGGCGCTCACGCCGCTCTGGTTCCTCGAGCGCGCCGCGCTGGCGCAGCCGGGCAGAGCGTCCGTCGTGCACGGCCCCGTGCGCTACACCTGGGCCGAGACCTaccgccggtgccgccgcctcgcgtccGCCCTCGCGCGCCGATCTGTCGGTCCTGGAAGCACG GTTGCTGTAATAGCCCCAAATATCCCAGCAGCTTATGAAGCTCATTTTGGCGTTCCGATGTCCGGAGCTGTTGTGAACTGCGTCAATATCAGGTTAAATGCCGAGACAATCGCATTCCTTCTTGACCATTCCGTGGCAGAAGTTGTGATGGTAGACCAAGAATTCTTCACTCTAGCCGAAGAATCCCTGAAGATACTCTCCGAGAAGAAGAAATCGGCTTTCAGGCCTCCGATCCTGATCGTTATTGGTGACCCAACCTGTGATCCAAAGTCCCTGCACTATGCTCTAGGAAAGGGAGCTATAGAGTATGAAGAGTTCCTGAAAACTGGTGACCCAGAGTTCAACTGGAAGCCACCAAGGGATGAGTGGCAGAGCATCGCCCTAGGCTACACTTCCGGGACTACTTCCAGCCCGAAAGGCGTCGTGCTGCATCACCGCGGTGCCTATCTCATGTCGCTCAGTGTTGCTATTGTGTGGGGAATGCCTGAAGGTGCTGTTTACCTGTGGACTCTGCCCATGTTCCACTGCAATGGTTGGTGCTATACTTGGGCGCTGGCAGCTTTCTGTGGAACAAGCATCTGCCTTCGCCAG GTGAGCACAAAAGCGATATACCATGGCATCACGAAGCAAGGAGTGACGCACTTCTGCGCTGCACCGGTCGTCCTCAACAACCTCATCAACGCCCCTGCAAGCGAGACCTTCCTGCCGCTCCCGCGCGTCGTGAACGTCAACGTGGCCGGAGCCGCCCCGACGCCGTCCCAGCTCGCCGCGCTGTCCATCCGCGGGTTCCGCGTCACGCACACGTACGGCCTGTCGGAGACCTACGGGCCCTCGACGGTGTGCGCGTGGAAGCCCGAGTGGGACGAGCTGCCGCTGGAGGAGCGGTCCCGCCTGCACTGCCGGCAGGGCATCCGGTACGTCGCGCTGGAAGGCCTGGACGTGGTGGACCCCAAGACGATGGCGCCCGTCCCCGCCGACGGCAAGACCTACGGCGAGATCGTGATGCGGGGCAACGCCGTGATGAAGGGGTACCTGAAGAACCCCAGGGCCAACGCGGAGGCGTTCGCGGGCGGGTGGTACCACTCGGGCGACCTCGGCGTGCGGCACCCCGACGGGTACATCGAGGTGAGGGACCGGATGAAGGACGTGATCATCTCCGGCGGGGAGAACATCAGCAGCCTGGAGGTGGAGAAGGTGGTGTGCACGCACCCGGCGGTGCTCGAGGCCTCGGTGGTCGCCAGGGCCGACGAGCGGTGGGGGGAGTCGCCGTGCGCGTTCGTGACGCTCAAGGACGGGGCCGCCGACGCCTCGGAGGCCACCGCGAACGACATCATGCGGTTCTGCCGGGAGAGGATGCCGGGGTACTGGGTGCCCAAGTCCGTAGTGTTCGGGCCGCTGCCGAAGACGGCCACCGGCAAGATCAAGAAGCATGAGCTCAGGGCCAAGGCCAAGGAGCTGGGCCCGGTCCGGAAGAGCAGAATGTGA